A section of the Mycobacterium sp. 3519A genome encodes:
- a CDS encoding acyltransferase, with the protein MRACAAVGVVITHVAFQTGHSGGITGRLFGRFDLAVAVFFALSGFLLWRGHAAAARGLRTRPPTGHYLRSRLVRIMPGYLVAVVVILTLLPDAKADLTVWLANLSLTQIYVPLTLTAGLTQMWSLSVEVAFYLALPLLALLARRLPVRARIPVIAAVAVASLGWALLPIHTPFGVNPLNWPPAFFSWFATGMLLAELTVSEVGWPHRLARRRVLMAAVAVVAFLVAASPVAGPEGLTPGTVSQFIVKTAMGAVLAAALIAPLVLDPPDTGHRMLGNTTMVTLGRWSYGLFVWHLAALWMVFPIIGEFAFNGHMPVVLVLTVLFGFAIAAVSYALIESPCRNALRRWERRNDPAPLDSSVTDAPEPAVAR; encoded by the coding sequence ATGCGCGCATGCGCCGCGGTGGGCGTCGTCATCACCCACGTCGCGTTTCAGACCGGTCACAGCGGCGGAATCACCGGCAGGCTGTTCGGCCGGTTCGACTTGGCCGTCGCGGTCTTCTTCGCGTTGTCGGGCTTCTTGTTGTGGCGCGGCCACGCCGCCGCCGCCCGGGGCTTGCGGACGCGGCCTCCGACCGGGCACTACCTGCGGTCCCGGCTGGTCCGCATCATGCCGGGCTACCTGGTCGCGGTCGTGGTGATTCTCACGCTGCTGCCGGACGCCAAGGCCGACCTGACGGTGTGGTTGGCGAATCTGTCGCTCACTCAGATCTATGTGCCGCTGACGCTGACCGCCGGGCTGACCCAGATGTGGAGCCTGTCCGTGGAGGTCGCCTTCTACCTGGCGTTGCCGTTACTGGCGCTGCTGGCGCGGCGACTGCCGGTGCGCGCCAGGATCCCGGTGATCGCGGCGGTGGCGGTCGCCAGCCTCGGCTGGGCGCTGTTGCCGATCCACACGCCGTTCGGGGTCAACCCGTTGAACTGGCCGCCCGCCTTCTTCTCGTGGTTCGCCACGGGCATGCTCCTGGCCGAGTTGACCGTCAGCGAGGTCGGCTGGCCGCACCGGTTGGCGCGGCGGCGGGTGCTGATGGCGGCCGTCGCCGTGGTGGCGTTTCTGGTCGCGGCCTCACCGGTCGCCGGGCCCGAAGGGCTGACACCCGGCACGGTGAGCCAGTTCATCGTGAAGACCGCGATGGGTGCGGTGCTCGCGGCCGCCCTGATCGCCCCGCTGGTACTGGACCCGCCGGACACCGGCCACCGGATGCTCGGCAACACCACGATGGTGACGCTGGGCAGATGGTCCTACGGCCTGTTCGTCTGGCACCTGGCGGCGCTGTGGATGGTGTTCCCCATCATCGGCGAGTTCGCGTTCAACGGGCACATGCCGGTGGTGCTGGTGCTCACCGTGCTTTTCGGCTTCGCCATCGCGGCGGTCAGCTACGCGCTGATCGAATCGCCGTGCCGTAACGCATTGCGGCGCTGGGAGCGGCGCAATGATCCAGCGCCGCTTGACAGTTCGGTCACCGACGCGCCTGAGCCTGCCGTCGCGAGATGA
- a CDS encoding DUF3068 domain-containing protein — MNRTVAMRIAACGILGLGAALLIAALLLSTYTKGKIAKIPLNLDTTLVADGTGTVFDPESLNSDKFVINKNVPVVQQQQISVEAPSNADVVTLQVGNTLRRTDKQQDAGLLLALVDTVTVNRKTATAVSSESNPGGAVQKPRAVDDTVPPTNIALPHDGLAYRFPFDTEKRTYPVFDPIAQKAFDANYDGEEDVNGLTTYKFSQNVGYDADGKLVEPVKYSSLYDDDADAEVTARASLWGLPGNPDESITLTRYYAAQRTFWVDPVSGTIVKQKDHGFHYYAREPLKPEVTFADYTVTSTEDTVESQVASAHDERDKLGLWGRILPITFTAIGLVAVVGGALLGSFSLRAESALIDPGLDEADHNFFDTRGIQVPGAEAKTEKLPAPRPTDLPPDRPV; from the coding sequence TTGAACCGCACCGTGGCGATGCGCATAGCAGCCTGCGGAATCTTGGGGCTGGGGGCCGCCCTGTTGATTGCCGCGCTGCTGCTGTCCACGTACACCAAGGGCAAGATCGCCAAGATCCCGCTGAACCTGGATACCACCCTGGTCGCCGACGGTACCGGCACCGTGTTCGATCCCGAGTCGCTGAACTCCGACAAGTTCGTGATCAACAAGAACGTCCCGGTGGTGCAGCAGCAGCAGATCAGCGTCGAGGCGCCGTCCAACGCCGACGTCGTCACCCTGCAGGTCGGCAACACGCTGCGCCGCACCGACAAGCAGCAGGACGCGGGCCTGTTGCTGGCGCTCGTCGACACGGTGACGGTCAACCGCAAGACCGCGACCGCGGTCTCCAGCGAAAGCAACCCGGGCGGCGCCGTGCAGAAGCCGCGCGCCGTCGACGACACCGTGCCGCCGACCAACATCGCCCTTCCACACGACGGGCTGGCCTACCGGTTCCCGTTCGACACCGAGAAGCGCACGTATCCGGTGTTCGACCCGATCGCGCAGAAGGCGTTCGACGCCAACTACGACGGTGAGGAAGACGTCAACGGGCTGACCACCTACAAGTTCAGCCAGAACGTCGGATACGACGCCGACGGCAAGCTGGTCGAGCCGGTCAAGTACTCGTCGCTGTACGACGACGACGCCGACGCCGAGGTCACCGCCCGGGCGTCACTGTGGGGGCTGCCGGGCAACCCGGACGAGTCGATCACCCTGACCCGGTACTACGCCGCGCAGCGCACCTTCTGGGTGGACCCGGTGTCCGGCACGATCGTCAAGCAGAAAGATCACGGCTTCCACTACTACGCGCGTGAGCCGCTCAAGCCCGAGGTGACGTTCGCGGACTACACCGTCACCTCCACCGAGGACACCGTGGAATCCCAGGTGGCCAGCGCGCACGACGAGCGCGACAAGCTGGGGCTGTGGGGCCGCATCCTGCCGATCACGTTCACCGCGATCGGGTTGGTGGCCGTTGTCGGCGGCGCGTTGCTCGGGTCGTTCAGCCTGCGGGCGGAGTCGGCGCTGATCGATCCCGGGCTCGACGAGGCGGATCACAACTTCTTCGACACCCGGGGCATCCAGGTTCCC